The DNA sequence AACATTACTTCAATGAATCTAGTGCCGAACATTATCCGAAGCAAGGGGTACACTTTTTCACTTTCCCACACCCCTCCAGGCGTCTTCGATGTGGAGAACATGTGGAAAACCTCCCACCGGCCAGCTCACTTCCACCACATCAAACCGGTACGCATCGTTCGGCCGACCTCGCCGAGCGATCCAGATTCCGGCCACCAAGCCCAGAACCTGGCGCTTCCGCCAGCCAATCGATTCGGCCCCGGTACCGAAGGCCACCCCCGAGCGCGCCTTCACCTCGACGAAGGCGACCAGAGCGCCCCGGCGGGCAATCAGGTCGAGGTCGTGGTGCCCGAACCGGAATCGGTGGGCTTCAATCCGCCAGCCGAGCGACTCGAGGTACTTGGCGGCGGCCAGTTCGCCGGCCAGGCCCCGCCGGTGACGAGGGTCGCGCCATTCGGCGGCGGGTCGGACCACGTTGGGCATCGGCATGAGCCAACATAGGAACGGACCGCCGGATCAAATAACCTTTCGAGCCCGGGCCAGGGCCTAATCAGCGCGATTTGGTTTCACGCTGACAATTGGTTCGGGGCGGCCAAGACGCCCGCCCCAGACTCCACCTATGGTTCGCTCCAGTGGGTCCGACCCCTTCTTCCCGGAGCTTCTCGATGGCGATTGCCCGCCTCTTCCTCCTGCTCGCCACGGCCCCACTGCAGGGGCAAGAACCAAAGCCGGCGGGCGGGTTGGATATGGGGGCCAGTTCCTGATCGTGATTCCGGAACTGGATCTGGTCGCGGTCGTCACGGCGGGCAACTACAACCAATATCGGATCTGGCGGGCGTTCCGGGAGTTCGCAGTACGGGGGGTCCCTACCCGCAGTACTCGTCCAATTGATCGAAACTGATCAGCACTTCGCGCGGTTTGCTGCCATCCGGCGGCCCGAGAATGCCCGCCGCGTGCAGTTGGTCGATGACCCGGGCGGCCCGGCCGTACCCGATCCGGAGCTTCCGCTGCAACAGCGAGGTCGAGCCGCCTTGGTTCTGGAGGCAGGCCTCGGCCGCCTCCCGGAAGAGCTGGTCCCGGTCGGCGGTGGCGGCGCCCTCGGGGCCGCCGGCCTCATCCGACTCCTGGGCTCGCATGAACTCGAGAATATCGGCTTCGTCCCGTTCCTTCTGCTCGGCCGCCCGGCGGGCTTCGCGCCGGACCCGGAACCACTCCATCACGGCCTCGGTCTCTTCGGTGCCGATATAGGCGCCTTGAATCCGCATCGGCTCGCTCTTGCCCGGGGGCAGGAACAGCATGTCGCCATTGCCTAACAGCGCCTCGGCGCCGTTCTGATCGAGGATGGTCCGGCTATCGACCTTCGAGGCAACCCGGAACCCGATCCGGCTCGGAAAGTTCGCCTTGATGAGACCGGTCAGGACGTTCACCGACGGCCGCTGGGTGGCGAGAATCAGGTGAATCCCGATAGCCCGGGCTTTCTGGGCCAACATCGCGAGTGGGGTTTCGACCTCGGCCGCGACGGTCATCATCAAATCCGCCAACTCGTCGACGACGATGACGATGTACGGCAGGATCCCTTCGCCATAGATATCGGATGGCGGCAGGTCGGGCGCCGTCGTCTCCACTTGGTTGCTGATGTCCTTGAGCGTCGGCGTTGGCCGGAGCGGGTTCCGAAGGGACTTACCCTCCTCGAGCTTGCGGTTGAAGTCGGCGATGTTCCTCGACCCGTTGGCGTGCAGCAGCTCGTACCGCCGGTTCATCTCGTAGACGGCCCACTTCAGGACCCGGGCGGCATCGTTGTTGTTGGTGACGACCTTGTGCCGGAGGTGGGGCAAATCATTGTACATCGAGAGCTCGACCATCTTCGGATCGACCATCAGGAAGCGGAGCTGCTTGGCGGTGTACCGATAGACGAGACAGCTGATGATGCTGTTGATCCCGACCGATTTGCCGGTGCCGGTGGCGCCGGCAATCAGGAGGTGGGGCATCTTCGCCAAATCGGCAATGACCGGTTTGCCCTCCAGGTCCCGGCCTAACACGACGGGCAGGATGGCCTTGGACCGATCCCACTCTTCGGCCTCGAGCATTTCACGGAGCGTAACCATCCGCGGCGAGGGATTCGGCACCTCGACCCCCACCGCACCTTTGCCGGGAATCGGCGCGACCCGGATGCTCGAGGCCCGCATCGTAATGGCCAAGTCATCGGCGAGCGCGATGATCCGCCCCGCCTTGACGCCCGGCGCCGGCACCACTTCGAACTGGGTCACCACCGGCCCGCTGGTCCGCCCCGCGATGGTGCCGTCGACCTTGAAGGTGCGGAGCGTGTCCATCAACAGTTGGCCCAATTTGTCGAGGGCGGCGGCGTCGGCGGTCGTGTCCTGGGCCGGAGGAGACTGCAGCAACTCGACCGGTGGGAGTTCGTTCTCGTCACCGGTTGGCAGGACCGCGGCGACCGCGGCCTTGAGGGCTTTGGCCACCTTGGCCGCCGGCTTCTTCTTCTCCGGCTTGGGCTCCGGCTCGGGCGGGGCCTCGACCACTTGATCGTCGTCCACCAGCGGGGTCGGTACGGCCTTGGCCACTCGCTTCGCTTCCGCGGGGGCCTCGGCCGGCACCGGCACCACCCCGGGCCGGTCGGCCTTCTCGAGCCGCCGGAGCGGATGCCAGGCCAGCGTCAAGATCGTCAGGGCCGACCCCGACAGGAACGCCAACAACAGACCCCCGGTCTTCCCGATCAGACCGGTCGCGCCGTAGGCCAACAAACCGGGCACGATTCCGGTGGCCCGGGCCGGCACGGTCCAGTCGAGCAGCGGCGGATCGAAGGCGGCCGGCGCGGCGCCGGTCACCACCCCGATGGTGAACGGGACGATCAGCGCCAAGCCGCCGAGCAGGAGCGCGGTCCGTTTCATGTCAAGGCGGGGCAACCGGTCGAAGCCGGCCAGGGCCAGCGCCAACCCCAGCACCGGCAGGCCCACCGCCCCGGCGCCCAGCCCCTTCCAGAGCAGGCTGCCTAACGTCCGGCCCACCGCCCCGGTTGGAATCTCGGGCACCAGGCAGAGCCCGGCAAAGACGCCGAGCACCAGGGCCGACAGGGCGCCAAGCCGGCGGCGGTCGTCGGTCGTCATCCGGGCATCCCCACCAACCGCCGGTCGTGAAACACCGGTAACACCGGATAGCGGTCCTGTTTGGCCGCCTCGCTCACGTCGTCCGACATCCCGATGGCCTCGAGGCCCCGGCCCGCGGCCGAACCCACCAGCGGCAGATCCCAGCGGCGGCCGTACCGGCGTACCAAGTCGACCGCGGCCACCGCGGCATCGTTCAAGCCATCGAGCCGAGTCCGGCTGCCTAACGTCTCTATCACCAGCCGGCCGGCCGTGTAGGCGTCGTCGAGCCCGAACCGCCCGTCCCGCCCGGCACACATGATCAAGAGGTCGAGGCCGTCGGCCAACAGCTGCCGGGCCCGGGCGCCCGCCACCGAGAGATTGACCGCCGAGACGACATACACATGGGCCGCACCCACGGTCGCGAGGAGCGCCCCCGTGCCATTGGTGGTGGTCATCACCAAGGTTTTGCCCTTGACCCGCGACTCGGTCATTTCAAGGGGGCTGTTCCCGAGGCCGAAGCCGGGAACCGGTTTGCCATGCCGTTCGCCGGTCAGGACGACATCGTCCGATCCGAGCGTTTGGAGCAGCTTCATCGCCTCTTCGATCGAACCGACCGGGATGATGCTCTTAGCGCCGTGCCAGAGCGCCGCGCTCATCGTGGTGGTGGCCCGGAGCACGTCGATCACGAATACCCCCCGGCCCGCGACCTCATCTTTCGCGAGGCTCGCAGGCGTGAAGGCGACATCGAGACTCATGGTTCCGGACGAAGGAGCTGGTTTTCCCGCTCGAGGAAACGGGTGTCGATGGTGCCGGCCACGAAATCGGGATGCCGAATCACCCGGGCCAAGAACGGAATCGTGGTCGTGACCCCTTCGAGAATGAAGCTGTCGAGGGCTTGCCCCATCCGCCGGAGCGCCTCATGCCGGTCCCGGCCATGCACGATGACCTTGGCCAGCAAGGAGTCGTAGTGGGGCGGGACCCGGTACCCGGCGTAGACATGGGTGTCGACCCGGACCCCAGGCCCGCCCGGAGGATGGTACGCGGTGATCAAACCCGGCGACGGCTGAAAGTTCCGATAGGGGTCCTCGGCGTTCACCCGGCATTCGATGGCATGACCCCGGAGACAGTTGAAGTTGACCGGGAAGCTGAGCGGCTCGCCCGCCGCCACCCGGACTTGCTCCTTGACCAAGTCAAACCCGGTGACCATTTCAGTAACCGGATGTTCGACTTGAATCCGGGTGTTCATTTCCATGAAGTAGAACGAGCCATCGGTATCGAGCAGAAACTCGATCGTCCCCGCGCCGACATAGCCGATGGCCGCCGCCAACGACACCGCCGCGGACCCCATCTGATCCCGGAGTTCGGCCGTCAGGGCCGGGCTCGGGCTCTCTTCGATCAGTTTCTGGTGGCGCCGCTGCACCGAGCAGTCGCGCTCGCCCAAATGCATGACCCGTCCATGCTGGTCGCCGATGATCTGGATTTCGACGTGGCGGGGATGCTCGAGGTACTTCTCGACATACACATCGCCGTTGCCGAAGGCGGACAGCGCTTCGTTCTGTGCCAGTCCGAACAACTGGCCGAACTGGTCGGCGTCATGGGCGATCCGCATGCCCTTCCCGCCCCCACCGGCCGTCGCCTTGATGATGACCGGGAACCCGATCTCCTGGGCCACCACCAGCGCCTCATCGACATCCGCCAGGATCCCCGCCGAGCCCGGCACCGTCGGCACCCCGGCCTCCTTGGCCAGTCGGCGGGCGGAGGCCTTGTCACCCATTTGCCGGATCTGATCGGGGGTCGGGCCGATGAAGGTGATGTTGGAGGCCCGGCAGATCTCGGCAAATTCGGCGTTTTCGGCCAAGAAACCGTAGCCCGGGTGAATGGCGTCGGCCCCGGTGATTTCGGCCGCCGCGATCAGCCGCGGGATATTGAGATAGGAACTCCGGCTCGGCGCCGGCCCGATGCAGACGTCGTCATCGGCAAACCGGACATGGAGCGACTCCCGGTCGGCCTCACTGTAGACGGCGACCGTGTGGACTCCGAGTTCCCGACAGGCGCGAATCACCCGAAGGGCGATCTCGCCGCGATTAGCGATCAGAACCTTATTAAACATGCCGGTCGTTGGAGGTAGTTCGACGCCGAAACACCCCGAGTCCGCCATCTGGCTGACCCGGGCTTCCCGGTTTCAACGTCGAAGAATGCCGATCAGGTCAGCGACACGTCTCTGGTCAAGTCCGACGGCGCCCAGTTGATCCCCGGAACATCGGCGAACGTCCGGTCCGAGGCCGCCGTCACCCCAGCGGCCCGCAAGGCGAACTCGCTCGGGTTACTCGCGTAGAACAGGGCACCGTCATAACGGATGACGCCCCGCTTGTACCACTGCATCAAGGATTGGTCGAACGACAGCATCCCGTACCCGACCGAACCTTCGGAGATCAGGTCGGGAATGTTGAGCGATTTCTCCAGGCTCCGGACGCTCTCGGCCACCGCCGCCGAATTGATCAAGACCTCCGCCGCCCCACCGCCGACCGGCTCACCCATTGGGATCCACCCGGTAAAGGACCTGGCCGAACTCAACCGGAGCCGAATCCTCCATGCACACCTCGCGAATGACTCCGCCGAACTCGGCCTCGATCTCGTTCATGATCTTCATCGCCTCGATGATGCACACCGTCCGCCCGGGCGAGACCCGGGCCCCGGCCTTGACGTACGGCTCGGACCCCGGCTCCGGGGATGCATAAAAGGTACCCACCATGGGCGACTTGATCTCTTTGAGCGTCGAGCGGACCGGCTCGGCCGGCGCCGGGGGCCCGGGGGGCGAGGCCGGGGCGGCTGGCATGGTATGCATCGGCATCATGGCCATCCCGGCCGGGGCCGAAAAGCCGTTGGAGGTCCGAGTCAGCACGACCCCGGTACCGAACCAGCCTTTCAGCTCGATCGAACCCACCTCGGGGGTTTCCCGGAGCAGGTCGACCAACCGCCGGACGTCCTTGATGTCGATCCCCTTGATCCCGGGGACCTTCTCGAACACTGCAACGAGTGCCTTGATCTCTTCAGGATTCATCGGTTACCGACGGCGCATGTTAGGTCAGTTCCATTAAGTCGGTTTTGCCGTCGGACAGGCAGACGGCCTGGTGCTCGAGCAAAACCACGTCGTCCTCGATCCGGACGCCCCCCCAACCTTCAAAATAGACGCCTGGCTCGACTGTGACCACCGCCCCCACCGGCAAGCGGGCCTCGTTCGTCTGGGAAAGCCGCGGCGCTTCATGCACTTCGAGCCCCAATCCATGGCCCAGCGAGTGACCAAACGCCTCCCCCATCCCCGCCCGGGCAATCAGGTCACGAGCCAGGGAATCGGCCTCCCGCCCGGTTAACCCGGCCCTGAGGCCCTCCCGGGCCCGCATTTGGGCCTTCTGGACGACCTCGTACACCAATCGCTGCCGTTCGTCGGCCCGGGCCCCGACCACGAACGTCCGGGTAATGTCGGAACAGTACCCGCCCACCTGGGCCCCGAAGTCCATCACCAGAAAGTCGCCCGACTGGATCGGCCGGGCGGTCGAACGGGCATGGGGCAGCGCACTCCGAGGGCCGGACGCCACAATCGACTGAAACGGGTGCCATTCGCTGCCGCGACGGCGAAGTTCCGCCTCCAGGTCGGAGGCGACCTCGAGTTCAGTGCGGCCCGCCCGGATCCCGGACTCGACCGCCGCCAGGGCCTCAGTCGCCAACCGGGCGGCCTCGCCGATCGCGGCAATTTCGGCTTCGTCCTTCGTGGCCCGAAGCTGCTCGACCACGTTACTCACTGGGACGAGTTCGAGGCCCGCCGGCTTCAGTTGATCCAGATCGGCCAGGGTAGTCCAGGCCCGGTCGATCCCCACCCGGGTAATCTGGTGGGCGGCCAGGGCCTGTCGGATCCCATCCCACAAGCTGGATCGTTCGACCCGGAGGTCGACGCTCCGCCCGACTTCTGCCGGGGCTTGGGTCGCGTACCGAAAATCGGTCACCAACACCACCCGTGCTCCGGTCACCAGCATCTTGGCCGAGGTGCCGGAGAATCCCGTCAGATACCTAATGTTGGCAGACCCGGTCACGATCATCGCCTCGAGCCCGAGATCCGCCAGTCCCTTCCGGAGCGCCGCCTGCCGCCGTTCCGTGCCGCTAGCCATCCGTCAGCCGGGCCGCCAGAGCCCGGAGGCCGAGCAAATAGCTCTGGGGCCCAAACCCGGCAATGACGCCGAGCGCCAAGTCGGCGACCAGCGAATGCCGCCGCACCTCATCCCGGGCAAACGGGTTCGAGAGATGCACTTCGACGAATGGGGTCCGGACCGCCAACAGCGCGTCCCGAATGGCCAGACTGGTGTGGGTGTAAGCCCCGGCATTCAAGATCAAGCCGTCGGCCCGGCCCGGCAGTGACTGGATCTGATCGATCAGGGCACCCTCATGGTTGCTCTGCGACCATTCGATGGTCATTCCAAGGTGCGCCGCCTCAACCCGGACGAGCGACTCCACTTGGTCGAGGGTGGCCCGGCCATAGACCTCGGGCTCCCGGGCGCCCAACAGGTTCAGATTGGGTCCGTTGAGGACGGTGACCCGCATTACCGGCGGAGCCCTTTCAGCCAACCGGTGAAGCTCTCGAGGTCATCGCCCGCGCCCGGCTCTTCAGCGTAGAACTCATCGAAGCTGGGCCCGGCTTCGGCCGACACAGGCGCGCTTTGGGTCCGCCGGTCTTCGCCGAAGACCGCCCCGAGACTCAAGCCCGAAGGAAGCTTGGCCTCCGGCGGTCTCGGTCGGCTGGCCGACAGCAACTGCTCGAAGAAGGACCGCACCGAGGTTCCCCCGATCAGCACGGCGGCAAACCCGGGAAGCGACAACGCCCCCGCCGGCTTGAGCTCAGCTTCGAGCCGCTCGATCGCCAGCCGGATCCGCTGGTCATCGGAGCTTCGGCCGACCAGCTGGCTGTAGACCGCGAGGGCGAGTTCCCGGTGCCCCTGCCGGAGGAAAATCTCCGCCATGGTTTCGGTCACCACCAGGTCGGGCTCCGCTTCCACGCCCGTCACCGCGGCTTGATCGTCGGCATCAAGCGACTGGTCGACTCCAACGTCGGCTTCAGCCACGACGGGGTCACCGACCTCAACCCGAAGTGACTCCGAGTCTCCCGCCTGCTGGTACTCGGTCGACGAGGCGGAAGAAAGCTCGATGGGGTCGTACCGCAGCACCTGGATCTGGTCTGAAGAATCGTCAACGATCTCGGCCCGGGGGAGGGTGTCGTCGCTTGCGGCGATCGGATCCCGGACCGCCTCAGCCACTTCGAGGAGCGGGCTTTCCACCTCCGGTTCAGCGACCGGTACCGGGGCCAGGTCGGCCGGCGGCGGGTTCGAGCCGGCCAGCGCCGACCGAACCCGGTCCCACTGCGAGCGGGCTTCCTCGTTGTTGCGATCGAAATCGAGCAACCGCTCCAACCGCCGCGCCGCGTCCGGGTAGCGCCCCGCCCGCTCGGCAATCTCCGCCAAGCCCTTCAGGGCAATTCCGTTTTCCGGATCGAGATCGAGGACCCGGCCATAGGAGGCATCCGCCGCGCCATCGGCCCCGGAATCGACCAGACAGCGACCGCGGACAATATGGGCCGGCACGTAGTTGGGATGCTGGGCGAGACCGGCCGTGAGCAGTTCCAGGGCCTCCGGCACCATCCCATCCTTGCGGTATGCTTCGGCCAAGGGCGCGAAGGTCAGCCCGAGCCGGTTTTCCTGCCACCGGCGTTGGAGTTTCTCGATTTCGCGGGATGGCGCCATAGGTTTTCGTGTCTTATGCGCTAAGTTGTTGCGGCATTTGAGGTAACATTAGTACTTCGGAACCGGACCTGTCAATCGGCAACCCAACCCGACCGCTTGAGCAACACCCCGACGCAGGTTACCTTTTCCGGTTTCCCAGCTGTGGTTTTTCTCGGAGCGTATCGCCCCATGATGCAAGCATTTCGAAACGCAGCGAAGCCAGTCATCTTCGTGGTGACCATCTCGTTCT is a window from the Gemmatimonadota bacterium genome containing:
- the aroQ gene encoding type II 3-dehydroquinate dehydratase, with the protein product MRVTVLNGPNLNLLGAREPEVYGRATLDQVESLVRVEAAHLGMTIEWSQSNHEGALIDQIQSLPGRADGLILNAGAYTHTSLAIRDALLAVRTPFVEVHLSNPFARDEVRRHSLVADLALGVIAGFGPQSYLLGLRALAARLTDG
- a CDS encoding tetratricopeptide repeat protein; this translates as MAPSREIEKLQRRWQENRLGLTFAPLAEAYRKDGMVPEALELLTAGLAQHPNYVPAHIVRGRCLVDSGADGAADASYGRVLDLDPENGIALKGLAEIAERAGRYPDAARRLERLLDFDRNNEEARSQWDRVRSALAGSNPPPADLAPVPVAEPEVESPLLEVAEAVRDPIAASDDTLPRAEIVDDSSDQIQVLRYDPIELSSASSTEYQQAGDSESLRVEVGDPVVAEADVGVDQSLDADDQAAVTGVEAEPDLVVTETMAEIFLRQGHRELALAVYSQLVGRSSDDQRIRLAIERLEAELKPAGALSLPGFAAVLIGGTSVRSFFEQLLSASRPRPPEAKLPSGLSLGAVFGEDRRTQSAPVSAEAGPSFDEFYAEEPGAGDDLESFTGWLKGLRR
- the accC gene encoding acetyl-CoA carboxylase biotin carboxylase subunit, whose translation is MFNKVLIANRGEIALRVIRACRELGVHTVAVYSEADRESLHVRFADDDVCIGPAPSRSSYLNIPRLIAAAEITGADAIHPGYGFLAENAEFAEICRASNITFIGPTPDQIRQMGDKASARRLAKEAGVPTVPGSAGILADVDEALVVAQEIGFPVIIKATAGGGGKGMRIAHDADQFGQLFGLAQNEALSAFGNGDVYVEKYLEHPRHVEIQIIGDQHGRVMHLGERDCSVQRRHQKLIEESPSPALTAELRDQMGSAAVSLAAAIGYVGAGTIEFLLDTDGSFYFMEMNTRIQVEHPVTEMVTGFDLVKEQVRVAAGEPLSFPVNFNCLRGHAIECRVNAEDPYRNFQPSPGLITAYHPPGGPGVRVDTHVYAGYRVPPHYDSLLAKVIVHGRDRHEALRRMGQALDSFILEGVTTTIPFLARVIRHPDFVAGTIDTRFLERENQLLRPEP
- a CDS encoding 2-phosphosulfolactate phosphatase; this translates as MSLDVAFTPASLAKDEVAGRGVFVIDVLRATTTMSAALWHGAKSIIPVGSIEEAMKLLQTLGSDDVVLTGERHGKPVPGFGLGNSPLEMTESRVKGKTLVMTTTNGTGALLATVGAAHVYVVSAVNLSVAGARARQLLADGLDLLIMCAGRDGRFGLDDAYTAGRLVIETLGSRTRLDGLNDAAVAAVDLVRRYGRRWDLPLVGSAAGRGLEAIGMSDDVSEAAKQDRYPVLPVFHDRRLVGMPG
- a CDS encoding YraN family protein: MPMPNVVRPAAEWRDPRHRRGLAGELAAAKYLESLGWRIEAHRFRFGHHDLDLIARRGALVAFVEVKARSGVAFGTGAESIGWRKRQVLGLVAGIWIARRGRPNDAYRFDVVEVSWPVGGFPHVLHIEDAWRGVGK
- the accB gene encoding acetyl-CoA carboxylase biotin carboxyl carrier protein, which codes for MDIKDVRRLVDLLRETPEVGSIELKGWFGTGVVLTRTSNGFSAPAGMAMMPMHTMPAAPASPPGPPAPAEPVRSTLKEIKSPMVGTFYASPEPGSEPYVKAGARVSPGRTVCIIEAMKIMNEIEAEFGGVIREVCMEDSAPVEFGQVLYRVDPNG
- a CDS encoding aminopeptidase P family protein — its product is MASGTERRQAALRKGLADLGLEAMIVTGSANIRYLTGFSGTSAKMLVTGARVVLVTDFRYATQAPAEVGRSVDLRVERSSLWDGIRQALAAHQITRVGIDRAWTTLADLDQLKPAGLELVPVSNVVEQLRATKDEAEIAAIGEAARLATEALAAVESGIRAGRTELEVASDLEAELRRRGSEWHPFQSIVASGPRSALPHARSTARPIQSGDFLVMDFGAQVGGYCSDITRTFVVGARADERQRLVYEVVQKAQMRAREGLRAGLTGREADSLARDLIARAGMGEAFGHSLGHGLGLEVHEAPRLSQTNEARLPVGAVVTVEPGVYFEGWGGVRIEDDVVLLEHQAVCLSDGKTDLMELT